The window GTTGTCCGTAAGCGCTAAAATGAATCTTACCGATGCTGAAAGATCAGGGAAGCTTGTGCTTGAGGCAAAGGGGATTGGGTGTACATTTGACGGGCTAAAACTTATAGATAATTTTTCAACGGTAATTATGAGAGGCGACAGGATAGGGATTATCGGCCCCAATGGCTCAGGAAAAACTACACTGATAAACATCCTTCTCGGTACCATGGTAGAGCATGAAGGTTCTGTGCGCAGGGGAACAAAACTTGAGGTTGCATACTTTGATCAGCACCGTGCACAGTTGAATGATGAAAAATCCGTAGTGGAAAATGTGGCTGACGGTGAGCACGTTACTGTAAACGGCATAAAAAGACATGTGATCGGCTATCTCGAGGACTTTCTCTTTCCGCCGGATCGTGCCCGAATGCCGGTAAAGGTCCTCTCCGGCGGCGAACGTAACCGGCTTCTGCTCGCAAAGCTTTTTACACTGCCTTCAAATGTAATCGTCATGGACGAGCCGACAAACGACCTTGATATAGACACGCTTGAACTTCTTGAAGAGATGCTGATGGAATATAAAGGTACGGTCCTGCTGGTGAGCCATGACCGGGAATTTCTGAACAACATTGTGACAAGTACGATCGTTTGCGAAGGAGGCGGCAGGATCGGCGAATATGTCGGGGGATATGATGACTGGCTGAGA of the bacterium BMS3Abin08 genome contains:
- the uup gene encoding ABC transporter ATP-binding protein uup → MNLTDAERSGKLVLEAKGIGCTFDGLKLIDNFSTVIMRGDRIGIIGPNGSGKTTLINILLGTMVEHEGSVRRGTKLEVAYFDQHRAQLNDEKSVVENVADGEHVTVNGIKRHVIGYLEDFLFPPDRARMPVKVLSGGERNRLLLAKLFTLPSNVIVMDEPTNDLDIDTLELLEEMLMEYKGTVLLVSHDREFLNNIVTSTIVCEGGGRIGEYVGGYDDWLRQRVPDAVNRKVKITGRKKPRQKKEGPRKLTFKENREIEALPAMIESVEAEHAGLYKKLSDPEFYKGDGSRVAEAKSKIEKLEKDIADAYERWALLDRISKESA